TCCCAGGACTCTACTCTGCTGAAGGCTTCAAGACAGCTTGGAACGATCACCAAAGTCATTTACTAACTAAATTGAACAACCTCACAGTCGACACAGACAACGAAGCAAGAATTCCTTTGCACATTCTCCTCAATACGGCTACTAAATCGGACCAAGCACATATTTTTAACAATGCTAGCCAGGCTCACAACAACCATTTGTTTTTTCAAGCATTGACCAGCCCTGAAACTAATCAGACCAAACCAAGCGCCCTACTACAATCAAGAATTAACAAGTCATTTGGAAGTCTAGAAGAGCTCCGCGAGCAATTTCTATTAGCTGCAGACCTACTATTGGGTAATGGTTGGGTGTTCTTGATTGAGGGCCCAGATAAGTCACTTGGCATCATGTCCTGTTACAATGCTGGAACTCCTTATCATATTGCTCGGGCACAATTGTTCGATCTTAATAGAATTATTGATAGTGAGGTTCACCAGAGTATCGAGGCTATTTCAGGTGCAGTCAGATCAAAGGAAAAGAACTTTAATATTGCTCTTCTCGCTGCCAACGTCTGGGAACATGCTTATCTCACTGATTATTCAGTATCTGGTAAGACTGAATATCTTGAGAAGTGGTGGGCATCTATTGATTGGGATGTTGTAAGTTCCAGGCTATATTCTGGAAATTGATCACCGGTGACGCTTGTCCCACACCAAAATGTAGCATATGTAAATAGTacaagtttttttttcatccATTCCAGATGTACGCCAACTGAGGCCATTCCGCATGAACCTATCTTTAGCTAAAAGGCTAACCCCGAACAGAAGGAAGGTTTCGTGTAATTTCTGCGTTACCTCCAAAGCTCATTTTCTAATAGTGCAGACTCCCTCATTTCACTCTCACCGCAATTTAAAATGACTTTTCGCATCTCGTCATCTTGGGCCCAGTCAAGTCCCGCAGCACCTACTACCGCTACAATAGTTTCGTTAAGCACAGACTGCCGCAGACCAGCTTCGCGCAATGCCGCAATCGCTTCTTTATATCTcagtttctgttctttcGAGAatttcttctcctgctcTTGTTTCAGGTTCGCAGTCAAGCTTATAATCAGATTGACCAGATTCTGATTGATGGTcctttgttttctgtttaGCGTTTGCACTTCAGCAAGTTCATCTTCTAGacttttattaatttttgacTGCAAAATTATTTGCGAGGAAAGAACATCTCTGTGTTCAAGTAGGGGTATAAGTGATCTAGGGAGTTAGCATTTTGCATATAACTAATTACTTGAACTTGGTACTCACGTTTCAATGGAGTTTCTATCGCCGGAGGCCGTAGCCTTGGTGGCAGATAGGGCGCCCAGTGTAGTATTTAGAACTAACTCATGAAATCTTGCACGGTGTATAAGATTGGTCAATTCGCTAGGAATAGACTCTGGTAACTCAATATCGACTTCCAGTCCGCGAAGGTCTTCGTATAAGGTTAAATAATGCACTTCGTCACTGGAAAGTATTGTGGCAGAGTTGGCAATTCGCGGAACTCCACACCGGTGATTCATCAACTCGCCCACAGTCGACGTAGAGACATCAAGAATCTGGTCCAAATAATCCATCATATTTGgtatttttgttggtttttttttatgtgAAGAACCGTGAATCGCTGGTAAACACAATCTAAATAGATCAACGAAGGCTGATAAGCCAGTGGAACCCAAACCCAGATCAAGTATATGTTGAAATCAAAGGCGTCTGACCCACAAGACAGTTAATAACTATTGCGGAATACCAGAAATGGAGACGAATATAGATAGCGAAGATGATTTCAAATATCCTTCGATATTTGAATTTCCACCTTTTTTTACAAAACAGATAAATGAGCAAACATGGAAATCACAACTGGCATCATGGGACTCTCTCATTCTAGCATATTGTCAACATTACAAAGTATGGAAGTTATCAGTAGGAAgcacaaaaaataatagtCTTGAAAATGATTTGGTAGACGGATTAAGTGGTACTTCTCTCAATGGGTCGAATGGTAGCGACGATGTCAACAGCAAGCTGTTTGCCAACCCACGCATCAACAGAGCATTGAAACAGGAAACGATAAAGCTAATTTTTGAGTATATGGTTGAAAAGGGTCACGCTGAATGGGAAAAGTCGAGTTCCAAACAGCAAATTTTTGTCTATTTCAAGAGGCCTGATGAATGGGCTACGGATATTAGACGATGGGTTGATTCTACAGGACAGACAGGATCTGTACTGACATTTTATGAAATTGCCCATGGAGACCTTGTAG
The Sugiyamaella lignohabitans strain CBS 10342 chromosome A, complete sequence genome window above contains:
- the RSM26 gene encoding mitochondrial 37S ribosomal protein RSM26 (Mitochondrial ribosomal protein of the small subunit; GO_component: GO:0005763 - mitochondrial small ribosomal subunit [Evidence IPI] [PMID 11278769]; GO_component: GO:0005739 - mitochondrion [Evidence IEA,IEA]; GO_component: GO:0005739 - mitochondrion [Evidence IDA] [PMID 16823961]; GO_component: GO:0030529 - ribonucleoprotein complex [Evidence IEA]; GO_component: GO:0005840 - ribosome [Evidence IEA]; GO_function: GO:0046872 - metal ion binding [Evidence IEA]; GO_function: GO:0003735 - structural constituent of ribosome [Evidence IPI] [PMID 11278769]; GO_function: GO:0004784 - superoxide dismutase activity [Evidence IEA]; GO_process: GO:0032543 - mitochondrial translation [Evidence IC] [PMID 11278769]; GO_process: GO:0055114 - oxidation-reduction process [Evidence IEA]; GO_process: GO:0006801 - superoxide metabolic process [Evidence IEA]) encodes the protein MFARSTIRACNKATISRPVTRLIHSVPKLKNQNHYEQVGIPGLYSAEGFKTAWNDHQSHLLTKLNNLTVDTDNEARIPLHILLNTATKSDQAHIFNNASQAHNNHLFFQALTSPETNQTKPSALLQSRINKSFGSLEELREQFLLAADLLLGNGWVFLIEGPDKSLGIMSCYNAGTPYHIARAQLFDLNRIIDSEVHQSIEAISGAVRSKEKNFNIALLAANVWEHAYLTDYSVSGKTEYLEKWWASIDWDVVSSRLYSGN
- the VPS25 gene encoding ESCRT-II subunit protein VPS25 (Component of the ESCRT-II complex; ESCRT-II is involved in ubiquitin-dependent sorting of proteins into the endosome; GO_component: GO:0000814 - ESCRT II complex [Evidence IDA] [PMID 12194858]; GO_component: GO:0005737 - cytoplasm [Evidence IEA,IEA]; GO_component: GO:0005768 - endosome [Evidence IEA]; GO_component: GO:0010008 - endosome membrane [Evidence IEA]; GO_component: GO:0016020 - membrane [Evidence IEA]; GO_function: GO:0005198 - structural molecule activity [Evidence IDA,IMP] [PMID 15329733]; GO_function: GO:0005198 - structural molecule activity [Evidence IDA,IMP] [PMID 15469844]; GO_process: GO:0000433 - negative regulation of transcription from RNA polymerase II promoter by glucose [Evidence IMP] [PMID 11278625]; GO_process: GO:0006623 - protein targeting to vacuole [Evidence IMP,IPI] [PMID 12194858]; GO_process: GO:0015031 - protein transport [Evidence IEA]; GO_process: GO:0006810 - transport [Evidence IEA]; GO_process: GO:0043162 - ubiquitin-dependent protein catabolic process via the multivesicular body sorting pathway [Evidence IC] [PMID 15086794]) produces the protein METNIDSEDDFKYPSIFEFPPFFTKQINEQTWKSQLASWDSLILAYCQHYKVWKLSVGSTKNNSLENDLVDGLSGTSLNGSNGSDDVNSKLFANPRINRALKQETIKLIFEYMVEKGHAEWEKSSSKQQIFVYFKRPDEWATDIRRWVDSTGQTGSVLTFYEIAHGDLVASQDFAGIDDTILRKAIDNLVSKNQAVIIKASDNQIMGVKIL